A stretch of DNA from Gimesia chilikensis:
CACCTGGATATCAATCGTCTCTCCCGGCTTGACCATCCGGCGGAACTTGGTGTTGTTCAGCCGGGTGGCAACGGGTACTTTGTCGCTGGACGGGGCATCTGTCTTCGCGATGAAGACAGCGGCGGCCTGCATGGCAGCTTCACAGAGAATCACGCCAGGCAGGACCGGGTGATCGGGATAGTGTCCCTGAAAGAGGTCCAGGTCGAGCGAGACGAACTTGCGGGCGTGGATGCTGTTTTCTTCCAGCGCGACGACTTCATCGAGCCACAGAAAAGGTTCCCGGTGCGGAATACAGGCTTTGATTTCATCCAGATTCACGAGATCAATCCGTTTCTATTGTGTGAGCGGGTCTGTACGAACAGGGGCTGCGGTTCAGATGCTGGCGGCAGCGGGTGTCAGGTATTTATCGACGTCGTTGCTGACGATCACGCCGTAGTTCACAGCGCCGAGCCAGCCCGACATGATGATTCCGACCGAACCGGCATGGTACAGGCCTTCGATCTGTTCTGGCAGTTCCTTGCTGACCTTGAGCCCTTCGAACTTGGTTCCGAACGAGGCTCCCTGCAGGTGCTGCGTGTAGCGTTGGAAGGTCCGCGGGGTAGAGGCTTCGAGATGGTCCACTCGTTCGCGGATGTTGGGAACATACTGTTCGAGGCAGTCGAGGGTCGTCTCGATGAGATGATTCTTATCGGCTTCGTACTGGTCGTCGGGAAGATTAGCCCAGTCGCTGAAATTCGCGTTGGTCGACGAGACGATCAGGGAGCGTTCGCTGCCGGGCCGGGTCTCGGGGTAGTAGAACGAGAAGGTACGACTACTGACCTCCTTACTGAGCATGGCTTTGATGTCGAAGCCTTTGTGCTCGGAATGGAAGAGCAGGTCGCCACAGAAATCGAGTTCGTCGCCCGGCTTGAGTGCGATGTAGACCTGGGTACTGCTGTTGTTGAGACGGACGGCCTTGGTTTCCTCGACGTACTCAGGATCGAAATGTTCTTCGCCCACGAGGTTGAGGATGGTGCCTTTGATGTTCGAGTTGGACATGATGGCTTTACAGCCGATGCGACGCCCGTTGACCACGACGCCGGTGACACGACGGTCGGGGGTGACTTCGATCTTCTCGACCTGGGTCCGGATGCGGACATCGACGCCGTTGCGTTCCATTTCAGCCTTGATGAGTTTGACCAGATGATCGGTACCGCCGCGGAAGGTGTAGACGCCCTTCTGCATGAAGTTCGAGAAAACGATGCCGTAGGTAATCGCGGGATCTTCGAGAGTCGAACCGTTGGCGTAGGAGATCGGTTCCATCAGCAGGCGGACGACATCATCGCGGCCGGGGAAGAACTCTTCGAACAGTTCGCGTGTGGTCTTGCCCTGATCGTCGAAGAAGTTCATTTTACGGGCAGTGTCAAAGAAGTTCTTGACGGTTTCGGATTCGATGCCGAATTTTTCGATCAGCAGGCGGGTGAAGTCATCACGGGTGAAGGTGGTCTCCAGCGAGAACTGCGGATTTTCAAAGCGGACGCCTCGCAGGGGGACGATGTTATCTGCGATCTCCTGGGTCCAGTAT
This window harbors:
- a CDS encoding 3-hydroxyacyl-ACP dehydratase FabZ family protein; its protein translation is MNLDEIKACIPHREPFLWLDEVVALEENSIHARKFVSLDLDLFQGHYPDHPVLPGVILCEAAMQAAAVFIAKTDAPSSDKVPVATRLNNTKFRRMVKPGETIDIQVTLSEKMGGAWFFTGKLSVGKETAVRLEFAVTAAEA
- a CDS encoding phytoene desaturase family protein, which produces MAKDFLKDAKDEYDVIVIGSGLAGMTSANILARQGYSVLLLEHHYQLGGMATWFKRQNGHIFDISLHGFPYGMLKSCRKYWTQEIADNIVPLRGVRFENPQFSLETTFTRDDFTRLLIEKFGIESETVKNFFDTARKMNFFDDQGKTTRELFEEFFPGRDDVVRLLMEPISYANGSTLEDPAITYGIVFSNFMQKGVYTFRGGTDHLVKLIKAEMERNGVDVRIRTQVEKIEVTPDRRVTGVVVNGRRIGCKAIMSNSNIKGTILNLVGEEHFDPEYVEETKAVRLNNSSTQVYIALKPGDELDFCGDLLFHSEHKGFDIKAMLSKEVSSRTFSFYYPETRPGSERSLIVSSTNANFSDWANLPDDQYEADKNHLIETTLDCLEQYVPNIRERVDHLEASTPRTFQRYTQHLQGASFGTKFEGLKVSKELPEQIEGLYHAGSVGIIMSGWLGAVNYGVIVSNDVDKYLTPAAASI